The following coding sequences are from one Prochlorococcus sp. MIT 1314 window:
- a CDS encoding NAD(P)/FAD-dependent oxidoreductase gives MEPFDLVVVGGGPAGFMTAITAAENGVKRIIILEGTSKLMEKVRISGGGRCNVTNATWIPNELVENYPRGGIQLLESFNRFAAGDVFDWFEKRGLKLKIEEDKRVFPKSNSSLDVINCLRKSAILKNVEILKKFFVKEIVKTPDNLFNIFSLKKENIIAKNIIISTGGHPSGYKLAQNLGHSIVKPVPSLFTFSTKEENLNECSGVSIKDIDIEIKLNNKTFQNRGDLLITHWGFSGPVVLKLSSIAARELFNQKYRFNLIIKWSVLSYAELKEKINYLRLNKGKVNVMNSRPIPSLTKRLWIFLLNKIGIDKEKKWAELLSDERDKMINTLLKDNYMISGKGPFGEEFVTSGGVKINEVCFKSMESLICPGLFFSGEVLDVDGITGGFNFQHCWTSGWIAGMAVSKINLKVTNQ, from the coding sequence TTGGAACCTTTTGATTTGGTTGTTGTAGGAGGTGGTCCCGCGGGTTTTATGACAGCAATAACTGCTGCAGAAAATGGAGTTAAAAGAATAATAATCCTTGAAGGCACTTCAAAACTTATGGAGAAAGTTAGGATTAGTGGAGGAGGAAGATGTAATGTTACTAATGCAACATGGATACCAAATGAACTAGTTGAGAATTATCCTCGAGGTGGTATTCAGCTTTTGGAGTCATTTAATCGATTTGCCGCTGGAGATGTATTTGATTGGTTTGAAAAAAGGGGGTTAAAATTAAAAATTGAAGAAGATAAAAGAGTATTCCCAAAGTCTAATTCTTCTTTAGATGTTATTAATTGCTTGAGAAAAAGTGCAATATTAAAAAACGTAGAGATATTAAAAAAATTTTTTGTAAAGGAAATTGTAAAAACTCCAGATAATCTATTTAATATCTTTAGTCTTAAAAAAGAAAATATAATTGCAAAAAATATTATTATTTCTACTGGTGGTCACCCTAGCGGATATAAATTGGCTCAAAATCTTGGACATAGTATTGTTAAACCTGTCCCATCACTGTTTACTTTTTCTACAAAAGAAGAAAATTTGAATGAATGTAGTGGTGTATCGATAAAGGACATAGATATAGAAATCAAATTAAACAATAAAACCTTTCAAAATAGAGGAGACTTATTAATCACTCATTGGGGTTTTAGTGGCCCAGTTGTGTTAAAACTTTCATCAATTGCAGCAAGGGAACTTTTTAACCAAAAATATAGATTTAATCTAATAATCAAATGGTCAGTTCTAAGTTATGCAGAGTTAAAAGAAAAAATTAATTATTTAAGATTAAATAAAGGTAAAGTAAATGTAATGAATAGTAGACCTATTCCATCATTAACAAAAAGATTATGGATTTTTTTACTAAATAAGATAGGTATTGATAAAGAGAAGAAGTGGGCTGAATTACTTTCTGATGAAAGAGATAAAATGATAAATACTCTTTTGAAAGATAACTACATGATTTCTGGGAAAGGACCATTTGGAGAGGAATTTGTTACATCTGGAGGCGTGAAAATTAATGAAGTTTGTTTTAAAAGTATGGAAAGTTTAATTTGCCCAGGATTATTTTTCTCTGGAGAAGTCTTAGATGTTGATGGGATCACAGGTGGATTTAATTTTCAACATTGTTGGACAAGTGGATGGATAGCTGGAATGGCAGTATCAAAGATAAATCTTAAAGTAACAAATCAATAA
- a CDS encoding EamA family transporter, translating to MIGILSAFGAATSWTYACFIWRSQTQKYKSVDINLIKNIIAFLVFIPAFIGLSSTTELKYIFILLISGIIGIGLGDTFYLKSLKTIGTRKTLSVETLSPLMAALSGEIFINENLTTKSWVGILIVSISLFIILKNGNDFKEANSPFVEKINFKIFAFPFLSVLCAVLGGLFSRMVFLQSNLSPFLTTEIRLLGAIFFLITLKRFKINFFLKNIEKKQQKRFLLSILLGSNIGILLQQIVFKTLPIGIGWALLSTSPVISLLFAKNEEREITKKIIFFTCFLFFGLTLIIL from the coding sequence TTGATTGGAATCCTTTCTGCTTTTGGCGCTGCTACATCTTGGACTTATGCGTGCTTTATTTGGCGCTCGCAAACTCAAAAATATAAATCAGTAGATATTAATTTAATAAAAAATATAATAGCTTTTTTAGTTTTTATACCTGCCTTTATCGGTCTTAGTTCTACAACTGAACTAAAATACATATTTATCCTACTAATTAGTGGAATAATAGGTATTGGTTTAGGTGATACTTTCTACCTAAAATCATTAAAAACAATTGGCACAAGAAAAACCTTATCTGTAGAAACTCTTTCTCCCTTAATGGCAGCTTTGTCAGGTGAAATTTTTATTAATGAAAATTTAACAACTAAATCATGGGTTGGAATACTTATAGTATCGATTTCGCTTTTCATAATTCTCAAAAACGGTAACGATTTTAAAGAAGCAAATTCCCCTTTCGTAGAAAAAATTAATTTTAAGATTTTTGCTTTTCCTTTTTTATCAGTTTTATGTGCTGTTCTTGGAGGTCTTTTCTCAAGGATGGTTTTCCTTCAAAGCAATTTATCTCCTTTCCTCACAACTGAGATAAGATTGTTAGGTGCAATATTTTTTTTGATTACTTTAAAAAGATTTAAGATTAATTTTTTCTTAAAAAACATAGAAAAAAAACAACAAAAAAGATTTTTGCTTTCAATACTTCTTGGAAGCAATATAGGTATATTGCTCCAACAAATTGTGTTTAAAACCCTACCCATAGGAATAGGATGGGCTTTATTAAGTACATCTCCAGTAATTTCTTTACTTTTTGCTAAGAATGAAGAAAGAGAAATTACAAAAAAAATAATATTTTTTACTTGTTTTTTATTTTTTGGCTTGACATTAATAATTCTTTAA
- a CDS encoding cupin domain-containing protein produces the protein MKVLITSPCSASVIIQYGIKSWPIWECEPSKFQWNYDDKEICLIIEGKAKISTQNGDVYFIKAGDLVKFPAGLYCEWEVTKSIKKHYRLGS, from the coding sequence GTGAAAGTTCTAATTACTTCCCCATGTAGTGCAAGCGTAATAATCCAGTATGGAATAAAAAGTTGGCCTATTTGGGAATGTGAGCCAAGCAAATTTCAATGGAATTACGATGATAAGGAAATTTGCTTAATTATTGAAGGCAAAGCGAAAATTAGTACTCAAAACGGTGACGTTTATTTTATAAAAGCTGGAGATCTAGTTAAGTTTCCCGCTGGTCTTTACTGCGAATGGGAAGTAACGAAAAGCATAAAGAAACATTATCGATTGGGCAGCTAA
- a CDS encoding restriction endonuclease subunit S, producing MNKIINKKYNKNEPWFQWLTRELNSFEAFQDFASGKNPEDVAEDFISNNSIAISQVFEDFDEEDKDTLDQFLKLTECEWHVFRILEKQIELRNKIRFVDFKKRRK from the coding sequence ATGAATAAAATCATAAATAAAAAATACAATAAAAATGAACCATGGTTTCAATGGTTAACAAGAGAACTTAATTCTTTTGAAGCTTTTCAGGATTTCGCATCAGGTAAAAATCCAGAAGATGTTGCGGAGGATTTTATCTCTAATAATAGTATTGCTATTTCACAAGTTTTCGAGGATTTTGATGAAGAAGATAAAGATACACTCGACCAGTTTCTTAAATTAACTGAATGCGAATGGCATGTGTTTAGAATTCTTGAAAAGCAAATAGAGTTAAGAAACAAGATAAGATTTGTAGATTTTAAAAAAAGAAGAAAATAA
- a CDS encoding fatty acid desaturase: MIEVKRSDFLIQPFLKRNNFRALYQIISTIIPIISIWLIVYQIINHPFPLLIKGFFLIPIICLLTLFSSRTFSLMHDCGHNSLFTKRKLNRSFGFLLGLVNGIPQKSWSIDHAFHHKNNGNWETYKGPIDILSLEDYNSLKKRERIFYRVSRKWIMLFPGGFYYLVLKPRLGLIIIIFNLIKDIFKETFIKVKNKEFSELFAINSRIKPPFSDYGDNFSELFELIINNIVVIIGWIFMSKWLGLFFFLSFYSVVSTLSAAILICVFFVQHNYKNAYAKNTKNWNIVDGAILGSSNLNIPSWLNWFLADISFHSIHHLSERIPNYNLRACHEANIHLLHKSTFLKLSDFPKCFKYIIWDNKNEELIPIS; the protein is encoded by the coding sequence ATGATCGAAGTAAAAAGAAGTGATTTTTTAATCCAGCCATTTTTAAAAAGAAATAATTTTAGAGCTTTATATCAAATCATTTCTACCATAATCCCAATAATTTCTATTTGGTTAATCGTTTATCAAATTATAAATCATCCTTTCCCATTATTAATTAAGGGTTTCTTTTTGATACCTATTATTTGCCTTTTAACGCTATTCTCTTCTAGAACATTCTCATTAATGCATGATTGCGGTCATAATTCTCTTTTTACAAAACGTAAATTAAACCGCAGTTTTGGATTTTTGCTTGGTTTAGTAAATGGTATTCCACAAAAATCATGGTCTATTGATCATGCATTTCATCATAAAAATAATGGGAATTGGGAAACTTATAAAGGTCCTATAGATATTTTAAGTCTTGAAGATTATAATTCTCTTAAAAAAAGAGAAAGAATATTTTATAGAGTCAGTCGTAAATGGATAATGCTTTTTCCTGGTGGCTTTTATTACTTAGTTTTAAAACCTAGATTAGGGCTGATTATTATTATTTTTAATTTAATTAAAGATATATTCAAAGAGACTTTCATTAAAGTAAAAAACAAAGAATTTTCAGAGCTTTTTGCTATTAATTCAAGAATTAAACCACCTTTTTCTGATTATGGAGATAATTTTAGCGAACTTTTTGAATTGATAATAAATAATATAGTAGTAATAATTGGGTGGATTTTTATGAGCAAATGGTTGGGGTTGTTTTTTTTCTTATCATTTTATTCAGTAGTATCAACCTTATCAGCCGCAATTCTAATATGTGTTTTTTTCGTGCAACATAACTATAAAAATGCATATGCTAAAAATACAAAGAATTGGAATATAGTCGATGGAGCTATTTTGGGTAGTAGCAATTTAAATATACCCAGTTGGCTAAATTGGTTTTTAGCAGACATATCCTTCCACAGTATTCATCATCTCTCCGAAAGAATACCAAATTACAACTTAAGAGCTTGTCATGAAGCAAATATTCATTTACTTCATAAATCAACATTCTTAAAATTAAGCGATTTTCCAAAATGCTTCAAATATATTATTTGGGATAATAAAAATGAAGAATTAATTCCAATAAGTTAA
- a CDS encoding fatty acid desaturase yields MSNIKFSGLKGQALVIENKDIPSIKEFMDVIPLHYLKCDTKTSLRYLLQSALIQFFVVAIGFSIPFTPKMIPIWIIYSLLSGTTAMGFWVIAHECGHGAFSPNKTLETITGYLIHSLLLVPYFSWQRSHAVHHRFTNNVTNGETHVPLVIKGNGVTEKVGGEKEIHFSNYIGKKNYGILQLLLHLIFGWPAYLLTGSTGGIKYGTSNHFWPIKPFSKALWPSIWTKKVWISDIGVALTLLGISFFIFKYGLFPVIAMYIGPLLVVNSWLVVYTWLHHTDSDVPHFSNTGFSFMKGAFLSIDRPYGKILNFLHHNIGSSHVVHHVCPTIPHYHAKRATNLIKKAFKKVYLFNPDPIPKALWNIACNCVAVKLENKSGRYIWQSSYKKEA; encoded by the coding sequence TTGAGTAATATAAAATTTTCAGGTCTTAAAGGCCAAGCGCTTGTAATAGAGAATAAAGATATTCCAAGCATAAAAGAATTTATGGATGTTATCCCATTGCACTATTTAAAGTGCGATACCAAAACCTCTTTGAGGTATCTTTTACAATCAGCTTTAATTCAATTTTTTGTTGTTGCGATAGGGTTTTCTATTCCATTTACTCCAAAAATGATACCAATTTGGATCATTTACTCATTACTATCAGGTACCACTGCGATGGGATTCTGGGTCATTGCCCATGAATGCGGACATGGAGCATTCTCTCCAAACAAGACTTTGGAAACGATAACTGGATATTTAATACATTCATTACTGCTAGTTCCATATTTTTCTTGGCAGCGTTCTCATGCGGTTCATCATCGATTCACAAATAATGTAACCAATGGTGAAACTCATGTTCCTTTAGTAATCAAGGGCAATGGAGTTACAGAGAAGGTTGGAGGAGAAAAAGAAATACATTTTTCAAATTACATAGGCAAGAAAAATTACGGCATTCTTCAACTTCTTTTACATCTAATATTTGGCTGGCCTGCTTATTTACTGACAGGTAGTACTGGAGGTATTAAATATGGGACCTCAAATCATTTTTGGCCAATCAAACCATTTTCCAAAGCATTATGGCCATCAATATGGACTAAGAAAGTTTGGATATCAGATATTGGTGTAGCTTTAACATTATTGGGTATTTCTTTCTTTATTTTTAAGTATGGATTATTTCCAGTAATTGCAATGTATATTGGCCCTTTATTAGTAGTTAATAGTTGGTTAGTAGTTTATACATGGCTTCATCATACAGATTCAGATGTACCTCATTTTTCAAATACGGGATTTTCTTTTATGAAAGGAGCATTCCTATCAATTGACAGGCCTTACGGTAAAATCCTTAATTTTCTTCATCATAATATAGGTTCAAGCCATGTCGTTCATCATGTTTGTCCTACCATTCCTCATTATCACGCTAAAAGAGCTACTAACTTAATTAAAAAAGCCTTTAAAAAAGTATATCTCTTCAATCCTGATCCAATACCAAAAGCCCTCTGGAATATTGCTTGCAATTGCGTGGCTGTTAAGCTAGAGAATAAGAGCGGAAGATACATATGGCAATCTTCATACAAAAAAGAAGCCTAA
- a CDS encoding high light inducible protein, with the protein MTPEAERFNGWAAMLGFVAAVGAYVTTGQIIPGWF; encoded by the coding sequence ATGACTCCAGAAGCAGAAAGATTTAACGGTTGGGCAGCAATGCTCGGTTTCGTTGCAGCTGTTGGCGCATATGTAACAACAGGACAGATTATTCCGGGTTGGTTCTAA
- a CDS encoding high light inducible protein translates to MKNTEPKTIEKEKVVAEKLNGRFAMLGFIALVGAYLTTGQIIPGFI, encoded by the coding sequence ATGAAAAATACTGAACCCAAAACTATAGAAAAAGAAAAAGTAGTAGCTGAAAAGCTAAATGGTAGATTTGCCATGCTAGGTTTTATTGCACTTGTTGGAGCTTACCTAACAACAGGTCAAATCATCCCAGGTTTTATCTAA
- a CDS encoding high light inducible protein, translated as MSNSEITTESGGRQNMFPSETRPYIDESVSYEGYPQNAEKVNGRWAMVGFVALVGAYLTTGQIIPGIF; from the coding sequence ATGTCAAACTCAGAAATTACAACAGAATCAGGCGGAAGGCAAAATATGTTCCCTTCTGAAACTAGGCCTTATATTGATGAATCTGTATCTTACGAAGGATATCCTCAAAATGCAGAAAAAGTAAATGGCAGATGGGCTATGGTTGGCTTCGTTGCACTTGTCGGAGCTTACCTAACAACAGGTCAAATCATACCAGGCATTTTTTAA
- a CDS encoding LptF/LptG family permease yields MKLSNQSLIKKNIKKLITPWYSIPLIDRWLLGQIIPPMIFAISAFTVISLSVGVMFDLIRKIVEYGLPVLQALQALIYSLPSFLVLSFPMAVLLSTLLSYGKLSSNSELLALRSLGIKTSRIIAPAIAVSIFMTGLTFYFNDNLVPTSNKLAESTLRSGIGSSFNKGKRKNNIIFSRKGSRIDPNTNKPTKVNTYLTHIFYASRFENNIMREVTVLDFSRENIKQILTANSAIFNKDNSSWIFIDGSIVSTDSSGQTTSIKFKQYTYPFVEGPLDLAKVPKDASDMSLKEALEAERIYKKMGNLKEIRKIQVRIQEKFTLPCACLVFGLIGSILGSKSNLRSSKSQGFGLSVILILVYYVMSFICSSFGVKGLIPPIIAAWFPVVSSLVGGFYFLRKSSSI; encoded by the coding sequence TTGAAACTTTCAAATCAATCACTAATTAAAAAAAATATCAAAAAATTAATTACTCCATGGTATTCAATACCTTTAATAGATAGATGGTTATTAGGACAAATAATACCTCCTATGATATTTGCTATTTCTGCTTTTACTGTTATTTCATTATCTGTTGGGGTTATGTTCGATCTCATAAGGAAAATAGTTGAGTATGGCTTACCTGTATTACAAGCTTTACAAGCCTTAATTTATAGCCTTCCTAGCTTTTTAGTTTTATCATTTCCAATGGCTGTTTTATTGTCCACGCTATTATCTTATGGAAAACTATCATCCAATTCTGAATTATTAGCTTTAAGGTCATTAGGAATTAAAACATCTCGGATTATAGCTCCAGCTATTGCAGTTTCAATATTCATGACAGGATTAACTTTTTATTTCAATGATAATTTAGTTCCAACTAGTAATAAGCTTGCCGAATCAACTTTAAGATCTGGGATAGGCAGTTCTTTTAATAAAGGAAAGAGAAAAAATAATATTATTTTTTCTAGAAAAGGATCAAGAATAGATCCTAACACTAATAAGCCAACGAAAGTAAATACATACTTAACTCATATTTTCTATGCTTCTCGTTTTGAAAATAATATTATGAGAGAAGTTACTGTATTAGACTTTTCCAGAGAAAATATAAAGCAGATTCTTACTGCAAATAGTGCCATCTTTAATAAAGATAATTCTTCTTGGATATTTATAGATGGAAGTATCGTTTCAACTGACTCTTCCGGTCAAACAACAAGCATTAAATTCAAACAATATACATATCCTTTCGTTGAAGGTCCATTGGATCTTGCAAAAGTTCCAAAAGATGCAAGTGATATGTCTTTAAAAGAAGCTTTAGAGGCTGAGAGAATATATAAAAAAATGGGAAATCTTAAGGAGATTAGAAAGATTCAAGTACGAATTCAAGAAAAATTTACTTTACCTTGTGCATGTTTGGTTTTTGGATTAATAGGCAGTATTTTAGGATCTAAATCTAATTTAAGATCTTCAAAAAGTCAGGGATTTGGATTGAGTGTGATTCTCATTTTAGTTTATTATGTAATGTCATTTATTTGCAGTTCTTTTGGAGTTAAGGGATTAATTCCTCCAATAATTGCAGCTTGGTTTCCAGTAGTAAGTTCTTTAGTGGGTGGATTTTATTTCTTAAGAAAATCAAGTTCTATATAA
- a CDS encoding DUF1543 domain-containing protein has protein sequence MKTIEETYLFLVVLGGNSTTANVELHDVRWVAGSRIEDTYDVLINDWFGTFEGLHIDSYKKIRFVDGHKITLKNIENKELTNEKFSNINNTKKNLWFVNIGGYDPSSMQEKHEFGLVVASSELEAKNIAKSKWLKGYQKKHKDDIASLKKIGCDDCQLIKKIGNWEIELTLENNIIQENNTPDWFGYKRIDKI, from the coding sequence GTGAAAACAATTGAAGAGACTTATCTCTTTCTGGTCGTTCTAGGAGGAAATTCCACAACGGCTAATGTGGAATTACATGATGTTAGATGGGTTGCAGGTTCTAGAATTGAGGATACATATGATGTATTAATAAATGATTGGTTTGGAACCTTTGAGGGATTACATATTGATAGCTATAAAAAAATAAGATTTGTTGATGGGCATAAGATAACTTTAAAAAATATTGAAAATAAGGAATTAACAAATGAAAAATTTTCTAATATAAACAATACTAAGAAGAATTTATGGTTTGTTAATATTGGAGGCTATGATCCAAGTTCTATGCAAGAAAAACATGAATTTGGTTTAGTTGTAGCTTCAAGTGAATTAGAGGCAAAAAATATAGCAAAATCTAAATGGCTTAAGGGATATCAAAAAAAGCATAAAGATGATATTGCCTCTTTAAAAAAAATTGGTTGTGATGATTGCCAACTTATAAAAAAGATAGGTAATTGGGAAATAGAATTAACTCTAGAAAATAATATAATTCAGGAAAATAATACTCCTGATTGGTTTGGTTATAAAAGAATAGATAAGATTTAA